The following coding sequences are from one Megamonas funiformis window:
- a CDS encoding TIM barrel protein, with protein MVKYLFNYPVIDWYEKELQLMGQSLGEYVASMKLDGIEQLIYDNNMILKYKESTIGVHLEYWSYWIDFWWNNQQRLDYIFESNEEKKHYYKAQNIYEWIEYIKKNITLALNLKPQYLVWHVSEANVQEIFTYNFYYNDRQVLLATSEVFNEVAKIIPDNVLILFENLWWPGLRLNSMENVVYFFEKLKHNNVGIMLDTGHLMNTNINLTSELEASIFIKDIVNNLGSFASLIKGVHLNCSLSGQYQKKFIEQQFKFCEFDKHRLWEHITKIDKHEIFQTKAPSFLIDYIQPQYVVHELAYDNLILLRNKIMAQSRNCKMY; from the coding sequence ATGGTAAAATATTTATTTAATTATCCAGTTATAGATTGGTATGAAAAAGAACTCCAGTTGATGGGACAATCATTAGGTGAATATGTAGCATCTATGAAATTAGATGGCATAGAACAATTAATTTATGATAATAATATGATATTAAAATATAAAGAATCAACAATAGGTGTACATCTTGAATATTGGTCTTATTGGATAGATTTTTGGTGGAATAATCAGCAACGATTAGATTATATATTTGAAAGTAATGAAGAAAAGAAACATTATTATAAAGCTCAAAATATATATGAATGGATTGAATATATAAAAAAAAATATAACTTTGGCTCTGAATTTAAAACCTCAATATTTAGTATGGCATGTGTCAGAAGCAAATGTTCAAGAAATATTTACTTATAATTTTTATTATAATGATAGACAAGTTTTATTAGCTACTAGTGAAGTTTTTAATGAAGTAGCAAAAATAATACCAGATAATGTACTGATATTATTTGAAAATTTATGGTGGCCAGGATTGCGTTTAAATAGTATGGAGAATGTAGTGTATTTTTTTGAGAAATTAAAACATAATAATGTTGGCATTATGTTAGATACTGGACATTTAATGAATACAAATATAAATTTAACATCAGAATTAGAAGCTAGTATATTTATTAAGGATATTGTAAATAATTTAGGTAGTTTTGCGAGTTTGATAAAAGGAGTACATTTAAATTGTTCATTATCAGGGCAATATCAAAAAAAATTTATTGAACAGCAATTTAAATTTTGTGAATTTGATAAACATAGATTATGGGAACATATTACAAAAATTGATAAACATGAAATTTTTCAAACTAAAGCTCCAAGTTTTTTAATAGATTATATACAACCACAATATGTGGTTCATGAACTTGCTTACGATAATTTAATATTATTACGTAATAAAATAATGGCACAATCAAGAAATTGTAAAATGTATTGA